Proteins co-encoded in one Dyadobacter sp. CECT 9275 genomic window:
- a CDS encoding ABC transporter ATP-binding protein, which translates to MIAACNISKNFNSHRAVDNVSFEVGKGEVMVLLGTSGCGKTTTLKMINRLIEPSSGQIWVNGQDIRTVKPEVLRRSIGYVSQNNGLFPHYTVAENVAVVPELLKWDKEKIRSKTKSILAQLLLPYDTFGNKMPDELSGGQQQRVSIARALVTDPPVILMDEPFGALDPVTRAEIRKEFSQLIKVAGKTIILVTHDVTEAFELGDQICLMDQGKFVQTGTPKDLLFHPENEFVSSFLEKQQLQLEWNHIRLCDIWYSLPPAQSNTRANEISETTTIWITMDMLTKENITALDIRNKMGETRRASVADILEGYRKIKLKNG; encoded by the coding sequence ATGATTGCAGCTTGTAACATTTCAAAAAACTTTAACAGCCACAGAGCGGTAGATAACGTTTCTTTTGAAGTCGGAAAAGGAGAAGTAATGGTGTTACTGGGTACCAGCGGCTGTGGCAAAACCACAACCCTGAAAATGATCAACCGCCTCATAGAGCCGTCGTCGGGGCAGATCTGGGTAAATGGTCAAGACATCCGGACGGTTAAGCCTGAGGTGCTCAGGAGAAGTATCGGATATGTTAGCCAGAATAACGGGTTGTTCCCGCACTATACCGTTGCTGAGAACGTGGCCGTTGTTCCGGAATTACTTAAATGGGACAAGGAAAAAATCAGATCGAAGACTAAAAGCATACTGGCGCAGCTCCTGTTACCTTACGATACCTTTGGGAACAAAATGCCTGACGAACTCAGCGGCGGACAGCAACAGCGGGTATCCATTGCACGGGCCTTGGTAACAGATCCGCCGGTGATTCTCATGGACGAGCCTTTCGGAGCGTTGGACCCGGTGACTCGTGCGGAAATCCGCAAAGAATTTTCTCAGCTTATTAAAGTTGCCGGAAAGACAATCATTCTTGTTACCCATGATGTAACCGAAGCGTTTGAGCTCGGCGACCAGATCTGTTTAATGGATCAGGGGAAATTTGTCCAGACAGGCACTCCGAAAGACCTTCTTTTTCATCCCGAAAATGAATTTGTCAGCAGTTTCTTGGAAAAGCAGCAGTTGCAACTGGAGTGGAACCACATTCGACTGTGTGATATCTGGTATTCCCTGCCTCCTGCCCAATCAAATACGCGAGCGAATGAAATCTCCGAAACGACAACCATCTGGATAACAATGGATATGCTAACCAAAGAAAATATAACGGCGTTAGATATCCGGAATAAAATGGGGGAAACCAGGAGGGCCAGTGTGGCAGATATACTGGAAGGATACCGTAAAATCAAGTTAAAAAATGGGTGA
- a CDS encoding PAS domain-containing hybrid sensor histidine kinase/response regulator, whose translation MNFLDGELYNLLKNDKSFFDFIQDFAEDGLIVAEKDDVSDIWADKRFKKVVGLANDGLSGWSSGIYPTLPQELTQAFLGLKDIHFQADSPVFLSFECRDTMGAKSLMTLYVRLFTLHEQDYYLAGIQLRSAEPFSGPQVSDQVYHSVENSTAFYLIRVNALGHYVAVNNHYCESFGVDREHVLGKLSSNEVIAEDRELCCEVAELCVQKPGKPHFVSLRKLLPNGEMNTINWEFTGLANADNEVYELLCIGYDVSREVKIEQDLSVLLDNMTDVLFSISPEGIFTYVSQSWEKIYGYAQKETIGRHFAEFIHPDDIEKCFKALRATAKSGVPQSPVEHRIRHQNGNWYWSSTMASVDRITGQIILTSHDITELKYSQDKFRELALVASNSKDVTIITDKNGYVTWVNDAFARQTGYAINDIQGKNALDFSIGPETDTSVVVRIKAKCRKHQMVGEELLVYGKNGEPYWIELAVTPVLNEAGACTNFIAIERDITAHKKDYTELKRTREILEQTSAVARVGGWELDLRKGKLYWSPVTREIHEVSPDFVPDLKSAVKFYKEGSSREAIEKVIAMAINKGENWDEEFQIISAMDRPVWIRSIGKAEMEGGVCVRLYGTFQDITEKKASEEELRKSAKLLERLTNQVPGSLYQFQLFDNGSVRFPYFSEGLNHIFSREPHGLKRNGVHIFSMIHPEDLPTFLERVNISKQTLEKWELDFRLLLSDHQVVWIRGEAVPERLEDSYLWSGYLNDITQRKIEENEILESEAKFRSLYDHTGDAVILFDKTGFLDCNPAALSLFSFENTEDFKAFPMDKLMPEEQLGGHNSLTAMMGMIQQVRSAGNHSFEWTFLRKNGEPFVAEVLMNRITIGGNELFQIVIRDITRRKQAENAMLEATEQAEAASKSKSEFLANMSHEIRTPLNGVVGFTDLLMKTNLDETQRQYMSMVLQSANSLLDIITDILDFSKIEAGKLELVVEKTDMLELCDQVADIVTYQAHHRQLEMLLNIAPDIPRFIYADAIRLKQILVNLLSNAVKFTMSGEIELKVELLGQPQQDFMAFRFSVRDTGIGIEPQNQRKIFEAFSQEDSSTTKRFGGTGLGLTISNRLLELMHSRLQLSSVAGEGSTFFFDVTFRTVTGEESLLWNNQAGIQKVLIIDDNIHNGRILRAMLLNKQIHTECACSLDEALKIIEAKEKLDVILLDFGMPGIKGPELVEKVTEAVRANYGKEIPVILMSNTPDEETVRREGERLKIHNRLLKPVKIQELFQTLSDLETTWVYASQKNVQETDEAEYSTSFPQYKILIAEDQRINMILVKTMLDKILPGVKLTEATNGREAVEKFVAEGPDLVLMDIQMPEMNGYEATGEIRKLALGKTLPIIALTAGTVKGEREKCLEAGMDDYITKPVVKETLEKVLKTWLLNERAVSEQEK comes from the coding sequence ATGAATTTTTTGGATGGCGAACTATATAACTTGCTTAAAAACGATAAAAGTTTTTTCGATTTTATACAGGATTTCGCGGAAGATGGTTTAATTGTAGCTGAGAAGGACGATGTATCTGATATATGGGCAGATAAAAGATTTAAAAAGGTAGTAGGGCTGGCAAACGACGGCTTGTCCGGATGGTCGTCGGGGATTTACCCCACACTTCCGCAAGAGCTGACGCAAGCTTTTTTAGGGTTGAAGGATATTCATTTCCAAGCAGACAGTCCGGTGTTTCTCAGTTTCGAGTGCCGGGATACAATGGGTGCCAAAAGCCTGATGACCCTGTATGTCAGGTTATTTACACTTCATGAGCAAGATTACTATTTGGCAGGGATTCAGCTCAGGAGTGCGGAGCCTTTTTCCGGACCGCAGGTATCCGACCAGGTTTATCATTCAGTAGAAAACAGTACTGCATTTTACCTTATACGCGTAAATGCCTTGGGGCATTATGTAGCCGTCAATAACCATTACTGCGAGTCGTTCGGCGTGGACAGAGAACATGTTCTCGGAAAGCTCTCCTCCAATGAAGTAATAGCAGAAGACAGAGAATTGTGCTGCGAGGTGGCGGAACTTTGCGTCCAAAAACCTGGTAAGCCGCATTTTGTTTCGTTACGGAAATTGTTACCCAATGGTGAAATGAATACCATCAATTGGGAATTTACAGGCCTTGCCAACGCCGACAATGAGGTATACGAGTTACTATGTATCGGTTATGACGTAAGCAGGGAAGTGAAAATAGAGCAGGATCTTTCGGTATTACTGGATAATATGACTGATGTTTTGTTCTCTATTTCCCCTGAGGGTATATTTACCTATGTATCGCAGAGCTGGGAAAAAATCTACGGATATGCCCAAAAAGAGACAATCGGAAGGCATTTTGCTGAATTTATTCATCCGGATGACATTGAAAAATGTTTTAAGGCCCTAAGAGCTACAGCAAAAAGTGGTGTTCCGCAGTCTCCCGTTGAACATCGTATCCGGCATCAGAATGGCAACTGGTACTGGAGTTCCACCATGGCCAGTGTGGACCGGATAACAGGGCAGATCATTCTTACCAGCCATGACATCACCGAATTGAAATATTCCCAGGACAAGTTCAGAGAGCTTGCGCTGGTTGCGTCCAATAGTAAGGATGTCACCATCATTACGGATAAAAACGGATACGTTACATGGGTGAATGATGCTTTTGCCCGGCAGACGGGTTATGCCATAAACGATATACAGGGTAAAAATGCCCTTGATTTTTCAATCGGGCCGGAAACGGATACCTCGGTTGTTGTGAGGATCAAAGCAAAGTGCCGGAAACATCAAATGGTGGGCGAAGAACTTCTGGTTTATGGGAAAAACGGAGAACCTTACTGGATAGAACTGGCGGTAACGCCTGTACTGAATGAAGCGGGTGCATGTACCAACTTCATTGCTATTGAAAGGGATATCACCGCTCATAAAAAGGATTATACAGAGCTTAAAAGGACCCGCGAAATACTGGAACAAACCAGTGCGGTGGCGCGTGTGGGTGGCTGGGAGCTGGATTTGAGAAAGGGAAAACTGTACTGGTCGCCAGTTACGAGGGAAATTCATGAGGTATCTCCCGATTTTGTGCCGGATCTTAAGTCCGCAGTGAAATTTTACAAGGAAGGTTCGAGCCGGGAAGCGATTGAGAAGGTAATTGCAATGGCAATTAATAAGGGTGAAAACTGGGATGAGGAATTTCAGATCATATCTGCTATGGACAGGCCGGTATGGATACGTTCCATCGGGAAGGCCGAAATGGAGGGAGGTGTTTGCGTAAGGCTGTACGGTACTTTCCAGGATATTACGGAAAAGAAAGCCTCAGAGGAAGAACTCCGCAAATCGGCCAAGCTACTGGAGCGCCTTACCAATCAGGTACCTGGTTCTTTGTATCAATTTCAGCTATTTGATAATGGCTCGGTCCGTTTTCCTTACTTCTCCGAAGGGCTTAATCATATTTTTTCAAGGGAGCCCCACGGTTTAAAACGTAACGGAGTGCATATTTTCTCTATGATCCACCCCGAAGATCTCCCCACTTTTTTAGAAAGAGTGAACATATCCAAGCAGACCCTTGAGAAATGGGAGCTGGATTTCAGGCTGCTGCTGTCGGATCATCAGGTAGTATGGATCCGGGGTGAGGCAGTTCCGGAACGTTTGGAGGATAGTTACCTTTGGAGCGGTTATCTCAATGACATTACGCAGAGGAAGATTGAGGAAAATGAAATTCTGGAATCGGAGGCCAAGTTCAGAAGCCTTTACGACCATACCGGCGATGCGGTTATACTTTTTGATAAGACTGGTTTTCTGGATTGTAACCCGGCAGCATTAAGTTTGTTTTCGTTCGAAAATACTGAGGATTTCAAAGCGTTTCCCATGGATAAGCTCATGCCGGAAGAACAGTTGGGTGGACATAACTCCCTGACTGCCATGATGGGCATGATACAGCAGGTACGAAGTGCTGGGAATCATTCATTTGAATGGACATTCCTGCGGAAAAATGGCGAGCCTTTTGTGGCAGAAGTGTTGATGAACAGGATTACGATCGGTGGAAACGAGTTGTTCCAGATTGTGATAAGGGACATCACCCGTCGCAAACAGGCTGAAAACGCTATGTTGGAAGCAACGGAACAAGCCGAAGCAGCCAGTAAATCCAAGTCGGAATTCCTGGCCAATATGAGCCACGAAATACGGACCCCGCTGAATGGAGTGGTAGGTTTTACGGATCTGCTCATGAAAACCAACCTGGATGAAACGCAGCGCCAATACATGTCTATGGTGCTGCAGTCGGCCAACTCCCTGCTTGACATCATTACCGATATTCTGGATTTCTCAAAAATTGAAGCAGGAAAACTGGAACTGGTTGTTGAAAAAACAGATATGCTTGAACTGTGCGACCAAGTAGCGGATATCGTTACCTATCAGGCGCACCACCGGCAGCTTGAAATGCTGTTGAACATTGCACCGGATATCCCCCGTTTCATATATGCAGACGCTATTCGTCTGAAACAGATCCTGGTGAATCTGCTGAGCAACGCTGTTAAATTCACGATGTCCGGTGAGATTGAACTGAAAGTGGAGCTGTTGGGACAACCTCAGCAGGACTTTATGGCGTTCCGTTTTTCGGTGAGAGATACGGGAATAGGTATAGAACCACAAAATCAGAGAAAGATTTTCGAAGCTTTTTCGCAGGAGGATTCATCCACTACCAAACGTTTTGGCGGTACCGGCCTAGGGCTTACCATTTCCAACCGGCTTCTGGAGCTGATGCACAGCAGGCTCCAGCTCAGCAGCGTTGCAGGGGAGGGGAGCACCTTCTTTTTTGATGTAACCTTCCGTACTGTTACCGGAGAGGAAAGCCTGCTGTGGAATAACCAGGCAGGTATTCAGAAGGTCCTGATCATTGATGACAACATACATAACGGAAGGATACTCAGAGCTATGCTGCTGAATAAACAGATACACACCGAATGTGCCTGCAGTCTTGATGAGGCTTTGAAAATTATTGAAGCAAAGGAAAAACTGGACGTTATTCTGCTGGATTTTGGTATGCCGGGTATAAAAGGTCCCGAACTGGTTGAGAAAGTGACAGAGGCCGTCAGAGCGAATTACGGTAAGGAAATTCCGGTGATTTTGATGAGTAACACGCCGGACGAGGAGACAGTCAGACGGGAGGGAGAAAGGCTGAAAATACATAACAGATTATTGAAGCCCGTAAAAATACAGGAATTGTTCCAAACCCTTTCTGACCTTGAAACGACGTGGGTATATGCCTCGCAAAAAAATGTACAAGAAACTGACGAAGCCGAATACAGCACTTCATTTCCGCAATACAAAATATTGATTGCTGAGGACCAGCGGATCAACATGATTTTGGTCAAAACAATGCTGGATAAGATTTTGCCAGGTGTGAAACTGACGGAGGCCACCAATGGGAGAGAAGCTGTCGAAAAGTTTGTGGCGGAAGGACCCGACCTGGTGTTGATGGATATTCAAATGCCTGAAATGAACGGGTATGAGGCGACCGGAGAAATCAGAAAACTCGCCTTGGGTAAAACGCTTCCTATTATAGCCCTCACGGCAGGTACTGTGAAAGGGGAACGGGAAAAATGCCTTGAAGCGGGTATGGACGACTACATTACTAAGCCGGTAGTCAAAGAGACGCTGGAAAAGGTACTTAAAACATGGCTTCTCAATGAGCGGGCGGTATCAGAACAAGAGAAGTAA
- a CDS encoding mercuric reductase, whose product MTKKYDAIVIGSGQAGTPLCKKLAEAGLKTALIEKRWVGGTCVNDGCSPTKAMVASAKAAWGARQSGHLGIFAAGVTVDIQKVIERQKEIVLRMRSNVEESMAETKNLDVLYGEAAFCGVKQIEVTFTDGKKQLLSAEKIFVNTGLKPKIPDIPGIGDIEYLTSTSLLDLKEIPEKLLVVGSGYIGLEFGQMYQRFGSAVTIIEGSERIMLREDTDIAEEMTKILTDEGLDIQINTKVVSFANSKDGIVARLKSGTKVSERTYTHVLLATGRVPNTAVLKPEASEIKTDEKGFIIVNDQLETSVKGVYALGDVKGGPAFTHVSYDDYRIVAGNLLHNAHRKTSDRILPYCMFTDPQLGRVGITQQEAEKQKLKVKIATLPNSWVARSIETGDTRGMMKAIVDKETGKILGAAVLSNEGGEVIAVLQMAMLGGITWEQLRDSMFAHPTYSESLNNLFMNLDE is encoded by the coding sequence ATGACAAAAAAATATGATGCTATCGTTATCGGTTCGGGACAAGCGGGAACGCCCCTATGCAAAAAACTGGCCGAAGCGGGCCTGAAAACAGCGCTGATCGAAAAGCGTTGGGTGGGTGGTACTTGTGTCAACGATGGCTGCTCTCCCACAAAAGCCATGGTAGCGTCTGCCAAGGCGGCCTGGGGGGCTCGCCAAAGTGGCCACCTGGGCATATTCGCAGCCGGTGTAACGGTAGATATTCAAAAAGTCATCGAAAGACAGAAAGAGATTGTTCTCCGGATGCGTTCCAATGTGGAGGAATCTATGGCCGAAACCAAAAATCTGGATGTGCTGTACGGAGAGGCCGCTTTCTGCGGTGTGAAGCAGATTGAGGTCACTTTTACCGATGGAAAAAAACAGTTACTTTCGGCTGAAAAGATCTTCGTCAATACAGGACTCAAACCCAAAATACCGGACATTCCGGGTATCGGGGACATTGAATACCTTACCTCGACCAGCTTGCTTGATTTAAAAGAAATACCTGAAAAACTGCTGGTGGTGGGTTCAGGTTATATCGGCCTTGAATTTGGCCAGATGTATCAAAGGTTTGGAAGCGCCGTTACCATTATCGAAGGCTCTGAGCGGATCATGTTAAGGGAAGATACGGACATAGCGGAGGAGATGACTAAAATCCTGACAGATGAAGGGCTGGATATACAGATAAATACAAAGGTAGTGTCCTTTGCGAACAGTAAGGATGGGATAGTTGCCCGACTGAAATCCGGCACCAAGGTTTCGGAACGCACTTATACGCACGTCTTGCTGGCAACAGGCCGTGTTCCGAACACTGCCGTCCTGAAACCGGAAGCATCGGAAATTAAAACTGATGAAAAAGGTTTTATTATAGTGAACGATCAGCTTGAAACTTCTGTAAAAGGTGTATACGCCCTCGGTGACGTGAAGGGAGGGCCCGCATTTACCCACGTTTCGTATGACGATTACCGTATTGTGGCAGGTAATCTGCTGCATAACGCTCACAGAAAAACCAGTGACCGAATTTTACCATACTGCATGTTTACGGACCCTCAGCTTGGGCGCGTGGGAATCACACAGCAGGAGGCAGAAAAACAGAAGCTGAAAGTAAAAATTGCCACATTGCCGAACAGCTGGGTTGCCCGGTCCATTGAAACAGGCGACACCCGGGGAATGATGAAAGCGATTGTGGACAAAGAAACCGGTAAGATTCTTGGTGCGGCGGTGTTGTCAAACGAGGGCGGCGAAGTAATAGCGGTTTTGCAGATGGCCATGTTGGGAGGTATCACCTGGGAGCAACTACGTGACAGTATGTTTGCACATCCCACGTATTCCGAATCACTGAATAACCTGTTCATGAATCTTGATGAATAA